The genomic interval GAAACCCTCACTGGTTTCTACCCTCTTGCTGGGCGCCTCGTAGACGCCGCAACCGTCGACTGCAACGACGATGGCGGTTTCTTCGTCGAGGCACGATGCAGTAGCCCACTTTCGTACTTCCTTCGCAAACCCAACTGGGAGACGCTCGACCTCTTACTCCCCACTACGGACCCTGAAACCATGGAATTGTCCACGGGTTCCATGTGGCTCGTGAAGTTCACCAGTTTCACCTGCGGTGGTACCGCTGTTAGTGTTTCCCTCACCCACAAGATCGCCGACATCGCTGGTCTTCTCACGCTCTTAAAGAGCTGGACTGCGGCTTGTCGTGGCTCGACCGAACTGGTCGTCCCGGATTTTACCGGAGCTTCAATCTTGCCACCCAGAGAGATTCCGGGCATGTCGGGATCGCTGAACATTGGGGGCGAGAAGTTCATAGCCAGGAGGTTTGTGTTCAGTGCTCCAAAGATCGCGGAGCtgaaagaaaaagttacaaGCATGATTGGGCGAGAAAAATACTATCCATCGCGGGTGGAGGTGGTACTAGCACTTCTCTGGAAATCTGCAGTATCCGTTGTCAAATCAAAAACTGGGACATTCAAGCCCACCGCGTTGTTCCAAGCGGTGAACCTCCGGCCCAGAATGGAACCTCCTTTGCCGGAAACAACGTTCGGGAACTTCGTGTGGCCGTTCTGGGTGATCGCAGAGGAAGAGAGCGACATGGAAATACACCAACTGGTGGAAGACATGCGGAAGAGCAAGAATGAATTTCTCAACAATAAGGCGAACAAGTTCAAAGGCGAAGGAGGTTTCCTGGCGATAATGGAGGCTCTGAAGGAGAGGGGAGAGATCTTCAAGAATAGGAAAGATCTGGTCATGTACAAATGCACGAGTTGGTGCAAGTTTCCGTTATTCGAAGCTGATTTCGGGTGGGGGAAACcggcatggatgacaagtgtgAACAAGCTGGTGAGTAACACCATTTCTTTGATGGACACGAGCTCCGGTGGAGTTGAAGCTCTGGTTACCTTGGATGAGGAAGAGATGACCCTATTCGAACGCCATGAGGAGCTCCTGGAATTCGCTTCCGTGAACCCCAGCATTGTTGATTGATTTCACTGCCGCTGCTTGAATTTTAGGTTTATTTCCAGGGTGTTCAGAATCAAGGAATTAAGtatctttttggtttttggtatggatttaattaataaaaaatctacataacttcttactattcacacaatctccacacaccacattttttttaatttttattattttttttatcaaatatttaatatatgaataattaagaaaaaatttggaataagattaatctttaattctttttatccGAGCaggcaaaagaaagaaaattaatactGTATTACTGgaaatttgaagttttattttgtGTCACAAGATCAATTAATGTTTCAGCGCTGATGATGATATGATCTCCCGAtgtaaggaaaataaaaacatttaatttgatATCTTAATCTAAATTGTCCAATTTTGACACATGAAACA from Juglans regia cultivar Chandler chromosome 2, Walnut 2.0, whole genome shotgun sequence carries:
- the LOC108994055 gene encoding vinorine synthase-like, whose amino-acid sequence is MSQIIVKTEIISRTCIKPSSPTPPDLKTFKLSLLDQLSPAIHGNMTFFFPSAVFDVAVADPDSEFARKSQLLQKSMSETLTGFYPLAGRLVDAATVDCNDDGGFFVEARCSSPLSYFLRKPNWETLDLLLPTTDPETMELSTGSMWLVKFTSFTCGGTAVSVSLTHKIADIAGLLTLLKSWTAACRGSTELVVPDFTGASILPPREIPGMSGSLNIGGEKFIARRFVFSAPKIAELKEKVTSMIGREKYYPSRVEVVLALLWKSAVSVVKSKTGTFKPTALFQAVNLRPRMEPPLPETTFGNFVWPFWVIAEEESDMEIHQLVEDMRKSKNEFLNNKANKFKGEGGFLAIMEALKERGEIFKNRKDLVMYKCTSWCKFPLFEADFGWGKPAWMTSVNKLVSNTISLMDTSSGGVEALVTLDEEEMTLFERHEELLEFASVNPSIVD